Within Xanthomonas oryzae pv. oryzae, the genomic segment GGTGTGCGGCATTTCCGGCATTGAGGTCGAACATGGATATTGAAGAAATCAAGGCACATCGTGACGTTCTCATCACTGAAATCAAAAAACTAAAAGACAAACGGGGGAACGGCAATCAAAACGTTCCTCGCACTCTTACTGTTGAAGAGCTAGACACATTGGTGAACGCGCTGGGGTGTGCACGAAACATAATCGGAGATTTTGAAGCCAAGCTCTCCCGCGAAACAATTTCAGCATCAGTTGAGTGCACCAATGACGCTCACTCATTTCGCCGCAAGATTTAATTTTCTTGCAAGTCAATACTAATTTGAGCACCTAATGAAAATCCTCGTCATCGGCTCCGGCGGCCGTGAACACGCGCTGGCCTGGAAGATCGCGCAATCGGCGCACGTGAGCGAAGTGTTGGTCGCACCGGGCAATGCCGGCACCGCCACCGAAGCCAAGTGCCGCAATGTGGCGGTCAAGGTCAATGATCTGGAAGGCCTGCTCGCGCTGGCGCAGCGCGAAGCCGTTGCGCTCACCGTGGTCGGCCCGGAAGTACCGCTGGTGCTGGGCGTGGTCGACCGCTTCCATGCGGCCGGCCTGCGCATCTTCGGGCCCACCGCCAAGGCCGCGCAGCTGGAAGGCAGCAAGGCCTTCGCCAAGGATTTCCTTGCCCGCCATGGCATTCCCACCGCGTATTACGCGGTGCATACGGACGTGGACGCCGCGCTTGCCTATGTGCGCGAGAAAGGCGCACCGATCGTGGTCAAGGCCGATGGCCTGGCCGCCGGCAAGGGCGTGATCGTGGCAACGACCTTGGCCGAAGCCGAAGACGCGGTGCGCGACATGCTGTCGGGCAATGCGTTCGGCGACGCCGGCGCACGCGTGGTCATCGAAGAATTTCTCGACGGCGAAGAAGCCAGCTTCATCTCGATGGTCGATGGCACCCACGCCTTGCCGATGGCCACCAGCCAGGACCACAAGCGTGTCGGCGACGGCGACACCGGCCCAAACACCGGCGGCATGGGCGCCTATTCACCGGCCCCGGTCGTCACACCCGAGGTGCATGCGCGGGTAATGCGCGAGGTGGTCGAGCCGACCGTGCAGGGCATGATTGCCGACGGCGTGCCGTTCACCGGGTTTCTCTATGCCGGGCTGATGATCGATGCGCATGGCGCGCCCAAGGTGATCGAATTCAACGTGCGCTTCGGCGACCCGGAAACCCAGCCTGTGATGCTGCGGCTGCAGTCGGACCTGGTCGATCTGCTCAACGCAGCCATCGACGGCAAGCTCGACAGCGCGCAGGCGCAGTGGGATCCGCGCCCGTCGCTGGGGGTGGTCATCGCCGCCAAGCCCTACCCGGAAACCCCGGTCACCGGCGAAGTCATCACCGGCCTGGATGCGGTGCCGGCCAGCGCCAAGGTGTTCCACGCCGGCACGGCGTTGAACGCCGCCGGCGAAGTGGTCAGCGCCGGTGGTCGCGTGCTGTGCGTGGCGGCCTTGGGCGACAGCGTGCACGACGCCCAGCGCACCGCCTACGCCGGCCTGCAGCCGATCCACTGGCCCAGCGCGTTCCAGCGCAGCGATATCGGCTGGCGTGCGATTGCCCGCGAGCGCGACCAGTAAGTGGGAAACCTCTTCACTGAAACAAATTCAACCCTGGCTGATCGACCCTCACCTGGTACCGGCTGGCAGGAGACTACAAGTGGTCCGGATGCGTCGAATAGACCACCATGCATCTGTTTTCATAACAACCAATTACGCGCGGAGCCCGCAGCATGAAGATTGAATCAATCCGGCTAAGGAACTTCAAGGCATTCCGCGATGTGCACTTGAAGGACATGCCTTCGTTTCTCGTCGTCGTTGGCGCCAATGGATCGGGCAAGAGCACGTTGTTCGATGTATTCGGCTTTCTCCATGACTGCCTCAAGGGAAACGTCCGGCAAGCACTGGACAAGCGGGGACGATTCCGGGAGGTTCTCAGCCGCGGGTGTGATCCTACAGTTGATTCCATTCTGATCGAACTCCAATACCGAATGGAAATAACTGGCGTAGAGCGGCTGGTGACCTACTCAATCGAGATTGGCGAAGAGAATGGCGCTCCCATCGTGCAAAGGGAGCTATTACGCTACAAACGTGGGCGCTATGGCAGCCCCTATCATTTCTTGAATTTCTCCAAAGGTGAAGGTTATGCAATCACCAACGAAGAGGACTTCAAGAAACCCGACGAGGAACTGGACAGAGAGAGTCAAAAAGTCGCTCCTGATACGCTAGCGATCAAAGGACTGGGACAATTCGAGCGTTTCAAGGCTGCCAACGCCTTCCGACAATTAATCGAGAACTGGCACGTCTCTGATTTTCACATCAATGCGGCGAGAGGGCGCAAGGAAGCCACCGGTGATTCTGAACACTTGTCGGAAAGCGGCGACAACTTACCGCTAGTTGCTCAATACATGAATGAACGCCATCAGCAAGTATTTCGGCGCATCCTCGACATCATGGCGCGACGCGTTCCCGGAGTGGCCTCAGTTGAACCTAAACTAATGGACGATGGTTATCTGACCCTACGGTTCCAGGACGGTTCGTTCAAGACACCTTTCCTTGACCGATATGTTTCTGACGGCACGATCAAGATGTTCGCCTACTTGGTACTTCTTTACGACCCCTCTCCTCATCCGCTACTTTGCGTCGAAGAACCGGAAAACCAACTTTACCCGCAACTCATGACCGAACTTGCGGAAGAATTCCGCATGTATGCTGCACGTGGCGGTCAGGTGCTGGTATCTACTCACTCGCCTGATTTCCTGAATTCTGCCGAGCTCGACGAGGCGTGCTGGCTGGTAAAGCGAAATGGGTGCACCGAAGTTCATCGCGCGCGGGATAACCAACAAATTTCCAGCTATGTCAAGGAGGGCGACCAACTTGGTTATCTGTGGAAACAGGGATTCTTCGACGGAGTCGATCCGCAATGAGGGAACTTGTATTTCTTCTGGAGGAGCATTCCGCTCGAGCCATGTTGGAAAGCTTACTACCTCGGATCTTGTCAAATGACATCCAATATCGGCTTATCGCTTTCGAAGGCAAGCAAGACTTGGAAAAACAACTAGAACGTCGTATCCGCGGTTATCAGAATTCATTAGCTCGATTCGTCATACTGAGAGATCTGGACAGCCATCCCGACTGTCGAGCGGTCAAAAAAAATCTACTGGGAATTTGCAGACTTTCTGGAAAGATTCAATTCTGCCTTGTGAGAATCGCGTGCACCGAGCTTGAGACTTTCTACCTCGCAGACCTCGCGGCGGTCGGCATGGCTCTACAGATGAGCAGGCTTGCCTCTCACCAGAACAATCGCAAGTTCCGATCCCCAGATGCTATTGGCAATCCAAGTAAAGAGCTTAAGTTAATAACAGGTAACCGGTATCAAAAGGTGGCTGGCTCGCGGGAGATCGGAAAGTACCTTCAATTGGACAATGCTCGCTCTGCAAGCTTTCGCAACCTGGTGACGGGCGTCAGACGAATGGAAACGGAACTGCTGGCTATTCCGGTATGAAAATAGGCCGTCATTTGATAGGTGCCGTCTCCAAACTGCGACCGATCCACAGAGCCAGCACCTTCCATCGCAGCGACATCGGCTGGCCCGCGAGCGCTCCGCAAAAGCCTGAGCATGTGCGGAGCACGGCGGCGAGCCGCCCTACCGACAAAAAACTAGCCCCCACCCACGCCAGCGGCGCGTGGCTGCGGCAATAATGCCCGGGCACCCTCCCCTGTAGAGACTGTGGCCACTCCCTCCTTCGAAACCCGCTTAAGCCGCCTGTGGGCCCATGAAAAAGCCAGCTATGGTCTGCGTGTGTTCATCGCGCTGGCGGTGGCGATGGGCGTGTGCTGGCACTGGCAGCAACTCACCGCGGTACCGGCGCTGTTCCTCGGCGCGATCGCCAGCGCCATCGCCGAGACCGACGACAACTGGCTGGGCCGCATCAAATCGGTACTGCTCTCGCTGCTGTGTTTTGCCGCCGCTGCGACTGCGGTGGTGCTGCTGTTTCCGTATCCGCTGCCGTTCGTGATCGGCATGGCGTTGGCGACTTTTTCGTTGACCCTGCTCGGCGCACTGGGCGAGCGCTATGCCTCCATCTCGCAGGCCACGGTGGCCTTGTCGATCTACGCCATGATCGGCATGGACCAGCACGGCAGCCACCATCCGTCGATCGCCTGGCACGGCGCGGCGCTGCTGCTGATCGGGGCCACCTGGTACGGCGTGCTGTCGATCCTGTGGACCATCCTGTTCGCCAATCGTCCGGTCCGCGAGCGGCTGTCGCGGCTGTTTTTCGAGTTGGGCCGCTACCTCAAGCTCAAGGCCGATCTGTTCGAACCGGTGCGGCAGAGCGACCTGCATGTACGCCGGCTGGCGTTGGCCGAGCAGAACGCCAAGGTGGTCGGCGCGCTCAATGCGGCCAAGACCGCGATCATGAGCCGCTTCGGCCGCTCGGGGCGGCCGGGCGTGCAATCCGGCCTGTATTTCCGGCTGTATTACATGGCGCAGGAATTCCATGAGCGCGCCAGTTCCTCGCACTATCCGTACGAAGCCCTGACCGACGCGTTCTTCCACAGCGATGTGCTGTATCGCTGCCAGCGCCTGCTCGCGTTGCAAGGCAAGGCGTGCGCGGCACTGGGCGAGGCGATCCGCCTGCGCCATCCGTTCGATTATGGCGACAACAGCCGCCTGGCCACCGAAGACCTGCGCCAATCGCTGGATTATCTGCACGCACGTGCCGACCCCGCATTGACGCGGCTGCTCGGCGCGCTGGAGTTGCTGGTGACCAACCTGCAGAGCATCGAGCGCAGGTTGTCGGAAGCGGCGCAATCCGATTCCACCAGCGACAACCTCGACACCCGGCTGCGCGATTCCTCGCCGCATACCTTGCGCGAAATGGGCGCCCGGCTGGTGCAGCAACTCACGCCCGGCTCGGTGCTGTTCCGCCACGGCCTGCGCATGGCC encodes:
- the purD gene encoding phosphoribosylamine--glycine ligase, with product MKILVIGSGGREHALAWKIAQSAHVSEVLVAPGNAGTATEAKCRNVAVKVNDLEGLLALAQREAVALTVVGPEVPLVLGVVDRFHAAGLRIFGPTAKAAQLEGSKAFAKDFLARHGIPTAYYAVHTDVDAALAYVREKGAPIVVKADGLAAGKGVIVATTLAEAEDAVRDMLSGNAFGDAGARVVIEEFLDGEEASFISMVDGTHALPMATSQDHKRVGDGDTGPNTGGMGAYSPAPVVTPEVHARVMREVVEPTVQGMIADGVPFTGFLYAGLMIDAHGAPKVIEFNVRFGDPETQPVMLRLQSDLVDLLNAAIDGKLDSAQAQWDPRPSLGVVIAAKPYPETPVTGEVITGLDAVPASAKVFHAGTALNAAGEVVSAGGRVLCVAALGDSVHDAQRTAYAGLQPIHWPSAFQRSDIGWRAIARERDQ
- a CDS encoding AAA family ATPase; this encodes MKIESIRLRNFKAFRDVHLKDMPSFLVVVGANGSGKSTLFDVFGFLHDCLKGNVRQALDKRGRFREVLSRGCDPTVDSILIELQYRMEITGVERLVTYSIEIGEENGAPIVQRELLRYKRGRYGSPYHFLNFSKGEGYAITNEEDFKKPDEELDRESQKVAPDTLAIKGLGQFERFKAANAFRQLIENWHVSDFHINAARGRKEATGDSEHLSESGDNLPLVAQYMNERHQQVFRRILDIMARRVPGVASVEPKLMDDGYLTLRFQDGSFKTPFLDRYVSDGTIKMFAYLVLLYDPSPHPLLCVEEPENQLYPQLMTELAEEFRMYAARGGQVLVSTHSPDFLNSAELDEACWLVKRNGCTEVHRARDNQQISSYVKEGDQLGYLWKQGFFDGVDPQ
- a CDS encoding DUF4276 family protein, whose translation is MSNDIQYRLIAFEGKQDLEKQLERRIRGYQNSLARFVILRDLDSHPDCRAVKKNLLGICRLSGKIQFCLVRIACTELETFYLADLAAVGMALQMSRLASHQNNRKFRSPDAIGNPSKELKLITGNRYQKVAGSREIGKYLQLDNARSASFRNLVTGVRRMETELLAIPV
- the yccS gene encoding YccS family putative transporter; amino-acid sequence: MATPSFETRLSRLWAHEKASYGLRVFIALAVAMGVCWHWQQLTAVPALFLGAIASAIAETDDNWLGRIKSVLLSLLCFAAAATAVVLLFPYPLPFVIGMALATFSLTLLGALGERYASISQATVALSIYAMIGMDQHGSHHPSIAWHGAALLLIGATWYGVLSILWTILFANRPVRERLSRLFFELGRYLKLKADLFEPVRQSDLHVRRLALAEQNAKVVGALNAAKTAIMSRFGRSGRPGVQSGLYFRLYYMAQEFHERASSSHYPYEALTDAFFHSDVLYRCQRLLALQGKACAALGEAIRLRHPFDYGDNSRLATEDLRQSLDYLHARADPALTRLLGALELLVTNLQSIERRLSEAAQSDSTSDNLDTRLRDSSPHTLREMGARLVQQLTPGSVLFRHGLRMAIALLVGYAIMQSIHADNGYWILLTTAFVCRPNYGATRLRLVQRIAGTLIGLVATWALMQLFPGTEVQLLLALAAALVFFITRTDRYMLATAGITVMALFCFNLLGNGFVLIWPRLIDTLIGCAIAAAASFLILPDWQGRRLNQVMATVLTSCARYLTQVLEQYASGMRDDLPYRIARRDMHNADAALSVALSNMLREPGRYRRNLDAGFRFLALSNTLLGYLSALGAHRAALEGEHDAAIAQAGEYLQRALSEIASAVGQRQPLPVHDESEELATAEALEQHAVQLPPKQRLVRDQLALTLRLLPKLRAAALAVTTAPAENPPRVAIHKA